One part of the Clostridium thermosuccinogenes genome encodes these proteins:
- a CDS encoding anti-sigma factor family protein, whose protein sequence is MNCDAYRDLMMMHFDGNINDVDFARLKQHMNACASCKSEFMQLESILNSLEEGEIAEPPSDFESQVMTRIKTLEQNKNRNIEALIYGIPILIIISLPAILLFRFSGSRILDMAINAFEYLLPYPGASDVINKIVALLSILASRMEKTMIQLGMGFIKANQEIIIGLIAVLFVVEWMFVALVKRSWRRAAE, encoded by the coding sequence ATGAACTGTGATGCATATAGGGATTTGATGATGATGCATTTTGACGGGAATATAAATGATGTGGATTTTGCCCGGTTAAAACAGCATATGAACGCCTGCGCAAGCTGCAAGAGCGAATTTATGCAGTTGGAAAGCATACTGAACAGTCTTGAAGAAGGCGAAATTGCAGAGCCTCCATCGGATTTTGAAAGTCAGGTAATGACAAGGATTAAGACACTGGAACAGAACAAAAACAGAAATATAGAGGCTCTCATTTACGGGATTCCGATACTTATTATCATTTCCCTGCCTGCGATCCTGCTGTTCAGGTTTTCCGGAAGCCGCATCCTCGATATGGCAATCAATGCTTTTGAATACCTTTTGCCCTATCCCGGAGCTTCAGATGTGATAAACAAAATAGTTGCTTTATTAAGCATTCTTGCGTCGAGGATGGAGAAAACCATGATTCAGCTGGGCATGGGGTTTATCAAGGCAAACCAGGAAATTATAATTGGTCTTATTGCAGTGCTGTTCGTGGTTGAATGGATGTTTGTGGCCCTTGTAAAAAGGAGCTGGAGGAGAGCGGCGGAATGA
- the tsaB gene encoding tRNA (adenosine(37)-N6)-threonylcarbamoyltransferase complex dimerization subunit type 1 TsaB, whose translation MKVLAVDTSAEVAAVAVMEESRLLGEYIINQKKTHSQKLMPMIKEVLDSLELKPGDIDLYAASSGPGSFTGLRIGVTTIKAMAYAANKPVVSVPTLDALAYNIPVPEVLICPVMDARNRQVYTALYSWEKGRLERLTEYMGIPVEELVGIIKQKNRRVMFNGDAALLYRNFFSSELNGNCEVAPVGMLLQKASSVAQAALIKASEGLTESCFDMVPFYLRKSQAEREYEKRTGSAEGSKV comes from the coding sequence GTGAAAGTACTGGCAGTGGATACATCAGCTGAAGTGGCTGCTGTGGCAGTTATGGAGGAGTCCCGGCTTTTGGGGGAATATATTATAAATCAGAAAAAGACCCATTCCCAAAAGCTCATGCCCATGATAAAAGAAGTATTGGACAGCCTGGAGCTTAAGCCGGGCGATATAGATTTGTATGCGGCTTCCAGCGGGCCGGGTTCGTTTACCGGTCTCCGGATTGGTGTCACCACTATAAAAGCAATGGCATATGCGGCAAATAAGCCCGTTGTCAGTGTGCCAACGCTGGATGCTCTGGCATATAATATACCGGTGCCGGAGGTATTGATATGCCCTGTGATGGATGCGAGAAACCGGCAGGTCTATACAGCTCTGTATTCATGGGAAAAGGGCAGGCTTGAAAGGCTTACGGAATATATGGGCATACCTGTGGAGGAGCTTGTAGGAATTATCAAGCAAAAAAACAGGAGAGTGATGTTTAACGGAGATGCTGCCCTGCTTTACAGGAACTTTTTCAGCAGCGAATTAAACGGAAACTGTGAGGTGGCTCCTGTCGGTATGCTCCTGCAGAAAGCATCTTCCGTAGCCCAGGCGGCTCTCATAAAAGCATCGGAGGGATTGACCGAAAGCTGCTTTGACATGGTACCCTTTTATTTAAGAAAATCCCAGGCCGAGAGGGAATATGAAAAGAGAACAGGCAGTGCGGAAGGGTCGAAGGTATGA
- a CDS encoding amidohydrolase, producing the protein MLLVKNGKVLTMAGISYDNGYVLIDEGKIIKVTGDYKEIEDLLKDKENTEVIDAEGKYVLPGLIDAHCHVGMWEDAVGFEGDDGNESTDPVTPQLRAIDGVYYADRAFVEARESGVTTVVTGPGSANVIGGQFAALKTYGRRVEEMILKDPVAVKVAFGENPKTVYNEKRQTPITRMAIAAILRENLMKAREYKKQLEDYENDKENYDKPEFDIKMEVLKKVLDGEVPLKAHAHRADDILTAIRIAKEFGVKLSIEHCTEGHLITDILMEEGVSAIVGPLLTDRSKIELRNQSLKAPGILSKAGIPVAIMTDHPCVPVQHLCLCAALASREGMDEEEALKAITINAAKITGIADRVGSLEPGKDADIAIFDGHPFELRTHVVTTIINGKIVYQR; encoded by the coding sequence ATGTTACTTGTAAAAAACGGAAAAGTGCTGACCATGGCTGGAATCAGCTACGATAACGGATATGTTTTAATCGACGAGGGAAAAATAATCAAGGTTACCGGAGATTATAAAGAGATTGAGGATTTGTTGAAAGATAAGGAAAATACTGAGGTGATAGATGCCGAGGGGAAATATGTCCTGCCAGGGCTGATCGACGCCCATTGCCATGTGGGCATGTGGGAAGATGCAGTGGGATTTGAAGGCGATGACGGCAATGAATCAACCGATCCTGTAACGCCTCAGCTTCGGGCAATTGACGGAGTATATTATGCCGACAGGGCATTTGTGGAAGCCAGGGAAAGCGGTGTTACCACTGTTGTAACCGGACCAGGCAGTGCCAATGTAATCGGAGGTCAGTTTGCAGCTCTGAAAACATATGGCAGGCGCGTGGAAGAGATGATCCTGAAAGACCCTGTGGCTGTCAAGGTGGCTTTCGGAGAAAACCCTAAAACAGTATATAATGAAAAGCGCCAGACTCCGATAACCAGAATGGCTATTGCAGCCATCCTCAGGGAAAATCTCATGAAAGCCCGGGAATACAAGAAGCAGCTGGAAGATTATGAGAACGACAAGGAAAATTATGATAAGCCTGAGTTTGATATAAAGATGGAAGTTCTCAAAAAGGTCCTGGATGGAGAAGTTCCTTTAAAAGCGCATGCTCACAGGGCGGACGATATACTGACAGCTATAAGGATTGCCAAAGAGTTCGGAGTAAAATTATCGATAGAGCACTGCACTGAAGGACATTTAATAACCGACATCCTGATGGAGGAAGGGGTATCGGCCATCGTCGGGCCTCTGCTTACGGACAGGTCCAAAATAGAGCTGCGCAACCAGAGCCTCAAAGCACCAGGCATTCTTTCAAAAGCAGGAATTCCGGTTGCCATAATGACGGATCATCCTTGTGTGCCGGTGCAGCATTTATGCCTGTGCGCTGCTTTGGCGTCCAGAGAGGGCATGGATGAGGAGGAAGCTTTGAAAGCCATAACCATTAATGCAGCAAAGATAACAGGTATTGCTGATAGGGTTGGAAGCCTTGAACCTGGGAAGGATGCAGATATAGCCATATTTGACGGACATCCCTTTGAACTTAGGACACATGTGGTTACCACGATAATCAATGGCAAAATCGTATACCAGAGATAG
- a CDS encoding VanW family protein, with protein MGKKTLLVIPLLLFSFAFASCKSRVEKPDDQEEDKSYQNLEKQDIDFSNISNNSNDMGIKVENIAGENTVNIEKTIKENVYLGEENFGGLTESEAKKRLEDKAAKINKEPASAVFDKVTWTVEKEEVYGKKVNVQKTLQKLLDAPAGQKVELVVDKVKPDITSEQIEKNVKIIGSYTTVLLDASESRVNNIMLACESLDYEKVQPGEEFSFNGVLGKRTRSKGYEKAPIIKRTKDGPKKAYEIGGGICQVSSTLYNAVRECKGLKVTERHTHSKKVKYVPKGRDATVVYGYMDFRFVNNRKHPVMIRTYLKKGKLTVNIVENRN; from the coding sequence ATGGGCAAAAAAACTCTGCTAGTGATTCCATTGCTGTTGTTTTCCTTTGCCTTCGCATCCTGCAAATCCCGGGTAGAAAAGCCTGATGACCAGGAGGAGGACAAATCTTATCAGAACCTGGAGAAGCAAGATATAGATTTCAGCAATATCAGCAATAACAGTAATGATATGGGCATTAAAGTTGAAAACATTGCCGGTGAAAATACTGTTAATATAGAGAAAACCATAAAGGAAAACGTATATTTGGGAGAAGAGAATTTTGGAGGCTTAACGGAATCGGAAGCGAAGAAACGTCTGGAGGATAAAGCAGCAAAGATCAACAAGGAACCGGCAAGCGCCGTGTTTGACAAAGTTACGTGGACAGTTGAAAAGGAAGAGGTATACGGCAAAAAAGTAAATGTACAGAAGACTCTCCAAAAGCTCTTGGATGCACCAGCAGGGCAAAAGGTGGAGCTTGTGGTGGATAAAGTAAAGCCTGACATCACCTCAGAGCAAATAGAGAAGAACGTGAAAATTATAGGAAGCTATACAACGGTGCTGCTGGACGCGTCGGAATCGAGGGTAAACAACATAATGTTAGCATGCGAAAGCCTGGACTATGAAAAGGTGCAGCCTGGAGAAGAATTTTCATTCAATGGGGTTTTGGGAAAAAGAACAAGAAGCAAAGGGTATGAAAAGGCACCCATAATAAAAAGGACCAAGGATGGTCCAAAAAAGGCATATGAAATAGGAGGAGGCATATGCCAGGTTTCCAGTACATTATATAATGCCGTTAGGGAATGCAAGGGCCTTAAAGTCACTGAAAGGCATACCCACTCCAAGAAAGTGAAATATGTGCCTAAGGGAAGGGATGCAACGGTGGTTTATGGCTATATGGATTTTAGATTCGTAAATAATAGAAAGCACCCTGTGATGATACGGACTTACCTTAAAAAGGGTAAATTGACGGTGAATATTGTGGAAAATAGAAATTGA
- a CDS encoding HPr family phosphocarrier protein, translating into MITREITLTGRQGLVSKPAAIFIQKASNYKSSIWIEKNERRVNAKSLLGLLSLGIENGNKVTIIAEGEDEQFAVNELEEYLKAIDQT; encoded by the coding sequence ATGATTACCAGAGAAATTACATTAACAGGCCGGCAGGGATTGGTATCAAAACCAGCTGCCATATTTATACAGAAGGCCTCAAATTACAAGTCCAGCATATGGATTGAAAAGAACGAGAGAAGAGTAAATGCGAAAAGTCTTCTGGGGCTGTTGTCCTTGGGGATAGAAAACGGCAATAAAGTGACAATTATTGCGGAAGGCGAAGACGAGCAGTTTGCTGTCAATGAACTGGAAGAATATCTGAAGGCCATTGACCAAACTTGA
- the tsaE gene encoding tRNA (adenosine(37)-N6)-threonylcarbamoyltransferase complex ATPase subunit type 1 TsaE translates to MKEFKTLTERETAELGRKLGGILKPGDIVCLNGDLGAGKTAFTKGIAEALGVEGYITSPTFTIVNEYHGFKPLYHFDVYRIADPEEMYEIGFEEYLNGDGIVVIEWSDLISEIIPPRHVRVEIRKTPEDLNARLIRVEFIGEDFEGYESKLEI, encoded by the coding sequence ATGAAGGAATTCAAAACTTTGACGGAGAGGGAAACTGCTGAATTAGGCAGAAAGCTGGGAGGAATTTTAAAGCCTGGTGATATTGTTTGCCTGAATGGTGATCTCGGTGCGGGGAAAACAGCATTTACAAAAGGCATAGCTGAAGCCCTGGGGGTGGAGGGATATATCACCAGTCCTACCTTTACTATAGTTAATGAATATCATGGATTCAAACCTCTTTACCATTTTGATGTCTACAGGATTGCCGATCCTGAGGAAATGTATGAGATAGGTTTTGAGGAGTATTTAAACGGTGATGGCATTGTGGTGATCGAATGGTCCGACCTGATATCGGAAATTATTCCTCCCAGGCATGTGAGGGTTGAGATAAGAAAGACTCCGGAGGATCTCAATGCTAGGCTCATCCGAGTGGAGTTTATCGGAGAAGATTTTGAAGGATACGAGAGCAAACTGGAAATATAA
- a CDS encoding DUF192 domain-containing protein produces MKIINATKQQVICTEISIADTFIRRFLGLMGKKEIPPGKGLIITPCNSIHTFFMRMPLDIIFIDKNNIALHVIENLQPWRISPVILNARSVIEVPSGTVKKTGTTQGDRLEIV; encoded by the coding sequence ATGAAAATAATAAATGCCACAAAACAGCAGGTGATATGCACCGAAATCAGTATCGCTGATACTTTTATAAGACGCTTTTTGGGATTGATGGGCAAAAAGGAGATACCCCCCGGAAAAGGGTTAATTATCACTCCGTGCAATTCCATCCACACGTTTTTCATGCGGATGCCTCTGGATATCATCTTTATTGACAAAAACAATATTGCGCTTCATGTTATTGAGAATCTTCAGCCCTGGAGAATATCCCCCGTCATCCTCAATGCCCGCAGTGTCATAGAGGTGCCTTCCGGAACAGTCAAGAAAACAGGAACAACCCAGGGCGACAGGCTGGAAATAGTCTAA
- the rimI gene encoding ribosomal protein S18-alanine N-acetyltransferase, with the protein MMEVEIVKMTEELIDDIMIVENLSFSVPWSRNAFLEEIKNNKFAVYIAAKVGGRAVGYAGMWKVLDEAHITNIAVHPEFRNAGIGSLLMETLIDMAKKEGITSMTLEVRKGNINAQRLYFKYGFTVEGIRKGYYSDNGEDALILWKNDL; encoded by the coding sequence ATGATGGAAGTAGAGATAGTTAAAATGACCGAAGAACTCATCGATGACATCATGATAGTAGAAAACCTTAGCTTCAGTGTTCCTTGGTCCAGGAATGCGTTTCTCGAGGAGATAAAAAACAACAAGTTTGCGGTATATATTGCCGCAAAAGTTGGTGGAAGAGCTGTGGGATATGCCGGAATGTGGAAAGTGCTTGACGAAGCTCACATCACCAATATAGCAGTGCACCCGGAGTTCAGAAATGCAGGCATAGGGAGCCTTCTTATGGAAACGCTGATCGATATGGCCAAAAAAGAAGGCATTACCAGCATGACTCTTGAGGTGCGGAAAGGAAACATTAACGCCCAAAGGCTGTATTTCAAGTATGGATTTACGGTGGAAGGAATAAGGAAGGGATACTACTCCGATAATGGAGAGGATGCCCTGATATTATGGAAAAATGACCTTTAG
- a CDS encoding DUF4190 domain-containing protein — translation MDEKFEKNAESNQGNINSGTAAAHDLQQAGQAQNANESQVADKAQEDNKIQQAAEAQNDNAISNEIQGSVEIQEHSQMQNGNGGQDANKVQNTSGEQNVNGAQSTGEVRQNNFTGQNADTGLTERNSVNLNRSENRLNSFFMNNRGDVRTDRSGAAVFADTRALVVLGWICAALNFLISPLFAIPGVIFGVMVNREARGRGNAIVVTNIVLAVLGMVLGFFFNMVQY, via the coding sequence ATGGACGAAAAATTTGAAAAAAATGCTGAAAGCAACCAGGGAAATATAAACTCTGGCACGGCAGCAGCTCATGATTTGCAGCAGGCAGGACAAGCACAAAATGCCAATGAATCTCAGGTGGCCGACAAAGCCCAGGAAGACAATAAAATTCAGCAGGCAGCAGAGGCACAAAACGATAATGCAATAAGCAATGAAATCCAAGGTTCGGTTGAAATACAGGAACATTCTCAAATGCAAAATGGAAATGGAGGCCAAGACGCCAACAAAGTGCAAAATACCTCCGGAGAACAGAATGTAAATGGAGCCCAGAGCACAGGTGAAGTCCGTCAGAACAATTTTACCGGACAGAATGCCGATACTGGTTTGACGGAAAGAAACAGCGTAAATCTTAACAGAAGTGAGAACAGGCTCAATAGTTTTTTCATGAACAACAGAGGAGATGTGCGTACTGATAGAAGCGGTGCGGCAGTGTTTGCCGACACAAGGGCATTGGTAGTACTGGGTTGGATATGCGCAGCTCTCAACTTTTTAATATCGCCCCTTTTTGCAATACCGGGAGTGATTTTTGGAGTAATGGTAAACCGTGAAGCAAGAGGGCGTGGAAATGCCATCGTCGTCACCAATATAGTTCTGGCAGTATTAGGAATGGTACTAGGCTTCTTTTTCAATATGGTGCAGTATTGA
- a CDS encoding RNA polymerase sigma factor, with the protein MSDLELVQQCLSGDSDAFSEIIARYKKLIYSVVYNMMPDKQEVNDIAQEVFIRIYKSLGRYNPEYKFSTWSVRIATNLCLDMLRKKKINSVPIEEIGDTSSSTDTPEANYIKNERSRQIRKAIEELPEKYRVPIILFHQNGLSYEEITKVLNEPMTIVKNRLYRARLMLREKLSSIREEEVL; encoded by the coding sequence GTGTCCGATCTTGAGCTGGTGCAGCAATGTCTTTCAGGTGATAGCGATGCCTTTTCGGAAATCATTGCCAGGTATAAAAAATTGATATATAGTGTTGTTTATAATATGATGCCTGACAAGCAGGAAGTAAACGATATAGCTCAAGAAGTATTTATAAGGATTTATAAGTCCCTCGGTCGGTATAATCCTGAGTATAAGTTTTCCACCTGGTCGGTCAGGATTGCTACAAACTTATGCCTGGATATGCTGCGGAAGAAAAAGATAAATTCGGTACCTATTGAGGAAATAGGGGACACTTCCAGCAGCACTGATACACCTGAAGCCAATTATATAAAAAATGAGCGAAGCAGGCAAATACGGAAAGCGATTGAAGAGCTTCCTGAAAAGTATCGTGTTCCGATTATACTTTTCCATCAGAATGGGCTTTCCTATGAGGAGATTACTAAGGTTCTCAATGAACCCATGACTATCGTAAAAAACAGGCTCTATCGCGCAAGGCTTATGCTGAGGGAAAAATTATCAAGCATTAGGGAGGAGGAGGTTTTATGA
- the uvrC gene encoding excinuclease ABC subunit UvrC: MFDIQEELKKLPDKPGVYIMRDENREIIYVGKAVVLKNRVRQYFQASANHSPKTRAMVSRIKEFEYIVTDSELEALILECNLIKKYKPKFNILLKDDKSYPYIKVTMNEEYPRVLMTRRMVRDGGRYFGPYSNATAVKETIDLIKKLFPIKTCNKVFPRDIGKERPCLNYYIHQCLGPCQGNVSKERYRDLMKDICNFLDGKQDDIIKRLEEEMAQAAENLDFEKAASIRDKINSLKHIAEKQKVVSTSMNDQDVVAFARDQTDSCVQVFFIRSGKLIGRDHFIFEDSGDTEDGELISSFLKQFYAQAAHIPAEIMIQTGIDEGEVIESWLSEKRGGRVRIKVPQRGEKHHLMEMVSNNARIELNHFRDKVRKEDSYASEGLDKLKTLLGLEAKPARIEAYDISNTGSTEMVASMVVFEKGLPAPGEYRRFKIKSLDRQNDYGSMQEVITRRFRHAEKERDELRREGINAEAGKFTKLPDIILVDGGLGHVNAVKEVMQELGMQIPVFGMVKDDRHRTRGLVAQDREIDLTKDISALRFVTAIQDEAHRFAVEYNRRLRNKRYTGSVLDEIEGVGEKRRKALIKHFGSISKIKTAGIDDLAAVDGISKAVAEKIYEYFRKA, translated from the coding sequence ATATTCGATATACAGGAAGAACTTAAAAAATTGCCGGATAAACCCGGCGTTTATATAATGAGGGATGAAAACAGGGAAATAATATATGTAGGTAAGGCTGTAGTATTAAAAAACAGGGTAAGGCAGTATTTTCAGGCTTCAGCCAACCATTCTCCCAAGACCAGGGCAATGGTGTCAAGGATAAAGGAATTCGAATATATTGTAACGGATTCGGAGCTTGAGGCCCTTATATTGGAATGCAACCTGATCAAGAAATATAAGCCCAAGTTCAACATATTGCTTAAGGATGACAAGAGCTATCCCTATATAAAGGTTACAATGAATGAAGAGTATCCCAGGGTATTGATGACCAGGAGAATGGTGAGGGACGGAGGCCGGTATTTCGGGCCTTATTCCAATGCTACGGCCGTAAAGGAGACTATTGACCTTATTAAAAAGCTGTTTCCAATAAAAACCTGCAACAAGGTGTTTCCAAGGGACATAGGTAAAGAAAGACCGTGTCTCAACTACTATATCCATCAGTGTCTCGGACCATGCCAGGGCAATGTGAGCAAGGAAAGATACAGGGATTTGATGAAGGATATATGCAATTTCCTGGATGGTAAACAGGATGATATAATAAAAAGGCTTGAGGAAGAAATGGCACAGGCTGCGGAAAACCTGGATTTTGAGAAAGCCGCCAGCATAAGGGATAAGATAAACAGCCTTAAGCATATAGCCGAAAAGCAGAAAGTCGTTTCCACATCCATGAACGACCAGGATGTGGTTGCGTTTGCCAGGGATCAGACCGACTCATGCGTGCAGGTGTTTTTTATAAGAAGCGGAAAGCTCATAGGCAGGGATCACTTTATTTTCGAAGATTCCGGGGATACGGAAGACGGCGAGCTGATATCCTCATTTTTGAAGCAGTTCTATGCTCAAGCTGCGCATATACCAGCGGAGATAATGATTCAGACGGGTATTGATGAGGGTGAGGTTATCGAGAGTTGGCTTAGTGAAAAAAGAGGTGGAAGGGTGCGCATCAAAGTCCCCCAGAGAGGGGAAAAGCACCATCTTATGGAGATGGTATCAAACAATGCGCGCATCGAACTGAACCATTTCCGGGATAAGGTAAGAAAGGAAGACTCCTATGCCAGTGAAGGGCTGGACAAGCTTAAAACCTTGTTGGGTCTTGAAGCAAAGCCTGCGAGGATTGAAGCCTATGACATATCCAATACGGGTTCAACAGAGATGGTAGCTTCCATGGTGGTATTTGAAAAAGGACTGCCGGCGCCTGGGGAATACAGAAGGTTTAAAATCAAGTCCCTGGACAGGCAAAACGACTATGGGAGCATGCAGGAAGTGATAACCAGAAGGTTCAGGCATGCTGAGAAGGAAAGAGATGAGCTCAGGAGAGAAGGGATAAATGCTGAAGCCGGCAAATTTACTAAGCTTCCGGATATTATTCTGGTTGACGGCGGCCTCGGACATGTAAATGCGGTCAAGGAGGTCATGCAGGAGCTGGGCATGCAGATACCGGTATTTGGTATGGTCAAGGATGACAGGCACCGTACCAGGGGCTTGGTGGCACAAGATCGGGAAATCGATTTGACTAAGGATATTTCAGCCTTGAGATTTGTAACGGCAATACAGGATGAAGCCCATCGTTTTGCGGTGGAATATAACAGAAGGCTGAGAAACAAAAGGTATACCGGCTCGGTTTTGGACGAGATCGAGGGAGTGGGGGAAAAGAGAAGGAAAGCCCTCATTAAACACTTTGGATCGATAAGCAAAATAAAAACAGCGGGAATTGATGACCTCGCTGCTGTTGACGGCATCAGCAAAGCAGTGGCGGAGAAAATTTACGAGTATTTCAGGAAGGCATGA